One Sus scrofa isolate TJ Tabasco breed Duroc chromosome 1, Sscrofa11.1, whole genome shotgun sequence DNA segment encodes these proteins:
- the OAZ2 gene encoding ornithine decarboxylase antizyme 2 isoform 1 (protein translation is dependent on polyamine-induced +1 ribosomal frameshift; isoform 1 is encoded by transcript variant 1), which yields MINTQDSSILPLSNCPQLQCCRHIVPGPLWCSDAPHPLSKIPGGRGGGRDPSVSALIYKDEKLTVTQDLPVNDGKPHIVHFQYEVTEVKVSSWDAVLSSQSLFVEIPDGLLADGSKEGLLALLEFAEEKMKVNYVFICFRKGREDRAPLLKTFSFLGFEIVRPGHPCVPSRPDVMFMVYPLDQNLSDED from the exons TAGTATCTTGCCTTTGAGTAACTGTCCCCAGCTCCAGTGCTGCAGGCACATTGTTCCGGGGCCTCTGTGGTGCTCC GATGCCCCTCACCCACTGTCGAAGATCCCCGGTGGGCGAGGGGGCGGCAGGGATCCTTCTGTCTCAGCTCTAATATATAAG GACGAGAAGCTCACTGTGACCCAGGACCTCCCTGTGAACGATGGAAAACCTCACATCGTCCACTTCCAGTATGAGGTCACCGAGGTGAAGGTCTCTTCCTGGGATGCAGTCCTGTCCAGCCAGAGCCTGTTTGTAGAAATCCCAGATGGATTATTAGCTGATGGGAGCAAAGAAGG ATTGTTAGCACTGCTAGAGTTTGCTGAAGAGAAGATGAAAGTGAACTATGTCTTCATCTGCTTCAGGAAGGGCCGGGAAGACAGAG CTCCACTCCTGAAGACCTTCAGCTTCTTGGGCTTTGAGATTGTGCGTCCAGGTCATCCCTGTGTTCCCTCTCGGCCAGATGTGATGTTCATGGTTTACCCCCTGGACCAGAACTTGTCTGATGAGGACTAA
- the OAZ2 gene encoding ornithine decarboxylase antizyme 2 isoform 2 (protein translation is dependent on polyamine-induced +1 ribosomal frameshift; isoform 2 is encoded by transcript variant 2): MINTQDSILPLSNCPQLQCCRHIVPGPLWCSDAPHPLSKIPGGRGGGRDPSVSALIYKDEKLTVTQDLPVNDGKPHIVHFQYEVTEVKVSSWDAVLSSQSLFVEIPDGLLADGSKEGLLALLEFAEEKMKVNYVFICFRKGREDRAPLLKTFSFLGFEIVRPGHPCVPSRPDVMFMVYPLDQNLSDED, from the exons TATCTTGCCTTTGAGTAACTGTCCCCAGCTCCAGTGCTGCAGGCACATTGTTCCGGGGCCTCTGTGGTGCTCC GATGCCCCTCACCCACTGTCGAAGATCCCCGGTGGGCGAGGGGGCGGCAGGGATCCTTCTGTCTCAGCTCTAATATATAAG GACGAGAAGCTCACTGTGACCCAGGACCTCCCTGTGAACGATGGAAAACCTCACATCGTCCACTTCCAGTATGAGGTCACCGAGGTGAAGGTCTCTTCCTGGGATGCAGTCCTGTCCAGCCAGAGCCTGTTTGTAGAAATCCCAGATGGATTATTAGCTGATGGGAGCAAAGAAGG ATTGTTAGCACTGCTAGAGTTTGCTGAAGAGAAGATGAAAGTGAACTATGTCTTCATCTGCTTCAGGAAGGGCCGGGAAGACAGAG CTCCACTCCTGAAGACCTTCAGCTTCTTGGGCTTTGAGATTGTGCGTCCAGGTCATCCCTGTGTTCCCTCTCGGCCAGATGTGATGTTCATGGTTTACCCCCTGGACCAGAACTTGTCTGATGAGGACTAA